A window of the Planococcus citri chromosome 4, ihPlaCitr1.1, whole genome shotgun sequence genome harbors these coding sequences:
- the LOC135842550 gene encoding low-density lipoprotein receptor-related protein 2-like, translated as MHLMSTMNSYSCHTVSSVFMRKLRWLIIKIMIGASVGKVVFFVWLISEVGIEAFRCKDERLLNDYSFCNGAYDCEDRSDETYGCDRDSCGAGKFRCNASTCIDVRFRCDLKGDCRDGSDEINCGNLTTEDNCVTRNGKYLCRDKSRCIEFKYACDGTCHCDDCSDENKDNCTRYANSGLCLSCKDFCLPTPNGPECTCDSITYESSRLCRGFSDCTGLSTSNACDQFCGEYRSKVECFCNKNYLLRDDGQTCQSRVSNDNILVYSTATKIKARIGYYYSEQVLKNDVNCTALSAAHDFVLFATFNSKKGQGRIVKTSIRAAKPDEIIKSGSYVTSIAVDWITNNTYFTSNESLSVCASNGQICARIGICNVDYVALAPEFGWMYFSQQVDHIDERLIIRSNMDGSDRNILTDGSYKFPLSLAVDEIVEMVYWYETKSDMLHSVSFFGTKKKTWHLLDSHEYPYFTFKAFEGYVYFTLNHDDKIYKSWWKTGSIYRNQADQVHTDESTTVVRHIYPYNPLLQRAEKASNPCALASCDGLCLLSRSSTTLGLTHSCVCEHFKSLVSPFSDV; from the exons ATGCACTTAATGTCAACAATGAACAGTTATTCGTGCCACACTGTCTCTTCTGTTTTTATGCGAAAACTTCGGTGGTTAATAATTAAAATCATGATTGGCGCAAGTGTTGGAAAAGTAGTGTTTTTCGTATGGCTGATCTCTGAA gtaggtatcgagGCATTTCGATGCAAAGATGAGAGGTTACTGAATGATTATTCGTTTTGTAACGGTGCTTATGATTGTGAAGATCGAAGCGATGAAACCTACGGATGCGATCGTGAT TCTTGCGGTGCTGGTAAATTTCGTTGTAATGCTTCCACGTGTATAGATGTACGCTTTCGTTGTGATCTGAAAGGCGACTGTAGGGACGGATCTGATGAAATAAACTGTG GTAACTTAACGACTGAAGATAATTGTGTAACACGCAATGGTAAATACTTGTGTCGAGATAAATCGAGATGCATCGAATTCAAATACGCTTGCGATGGTACGTGTCATTGCGATGATTGTTCTGATGAAAATAAAGACAATTGTACAAGATATGCTA ATAGCGGTTTGTGTTTGTCTTGTAAAGATTTTTGCTTACCTACTCCTAATGGACCTGAATGCACATGTGATTCTATTACTTACGAATCCAGCCGATTATGTAGAg GATTTTCAGATTGCACTGGCTTATCTACGAGTAATGCTTGCGATCAATTTTGTGGGGAATACCGTTCCAAAGTTGAATGTTTctgcaataaaaattacttgctTAGGGATGATGGTCAAACATGTCAAAGCCGTG TTTCCAATGACAATATTTTGGTTTATTCTACGGCCACTAAAATAAAAGCTCGGATCGGTTATTATTATTCTgagcaagttttaaaaaatgacgtaAATTGCACCGCTTTGTCCGCTGCCCATGATTTCGTGCTTTTTGCGACTTTCAACAGTAAGAAGGGACAAGGGCGCATAGTTAAAACATCAATTCGTGCAGCAAAACCGGATGAGATAATTAAGTCAG GTTCATATGTTACATCCATTGCAGTAGATTGGATAACCAACAATACATATTTCACGTCGAACGAGTCATTATCAGTATGCGCGAGTAATGGTCAGATTTGTGCGCGAATTGGCATCTGCAATGTCGACTACGTTGCATTAGCGCCGGAGTTTGG ATGGATGTATTTCTCTCAACAAGTCGATCATATTGATGAAAGATTAATCATAAGATCGAATATGGACGGATCCGACAGAAATATTTTAACGGATGGAAGCTACAAGTTTCCATTATCACTAGCGGTTGACGAAATAGTAGAAATGGTATATTGGTATGAAACAAAATCAGATATGTTGCATTCAGTTTCATTCtttggaaccaaaaaaaaa ACATGGCATCTCTTGGATTCTCACGAGTACCCGTACTTCACATTTAAAGCATTTGAAGGATACGTATACTTTACACTAAACCACGacgataaaatttataaatcatgGTGGAAGACGGGCAGCATATATCGGAACCAAGCGGATCAAGTGCACACAGATGAAAGCACTACAGTAGTGAGACATATTTATCCTTACAATCCTCTTTTGCAACGTGCTGAAAAA GCATCGAATCCTTGTGCGTTGGCATCGTGCGATGGGTTATGTTTATTGAGCAGATCTTCAACCACCCTCGGATTAACTCACTCCTGCGTTTGCGAACATTTTAAATCGCTGGTGTCACCATTCAGTGACGTCTGA
- the LOC135843110 gene encoding low-density lipoprotein receptor 1-like isoform X1 — MIGASVGKVLLFVWLISEVGIDAFRCNDDDEKLLNDNSFCDGVVDCKDRSDETYGCNSDSCGAGKFRCNDSTCLRISFRCDLNGDCRDGSDEVNCGNVTAENCVTRNGKFLCRDKSRCIELKYACDNTCHCDDCSDENKDNCTRYAHSSLCLSCKHFCLPTPNGPECVCDSIAYESSELCREISDCSGLSDFRCNQFCWEWKYRSKVECFCNKNYFLGNDGKTCQSSVHNKNILVYSTATKIKAWSDYHKSEQLLKSKVNCTALSAAHDFVLFATFNSKKGQGRIVKTSIRSAKPDEVIESGSYVTSIAVDWITNNTYFTSNESLSVCASHGQICARIGICNVDYVALAPEFGWMYFSQQVDHIDERLIIRSNMDGADRNILTDESYKFPVSLAVDEIVEMVYWYETKSDMLHSISFFGTRKKTWSLSSRSFTFKAFEGFKAFEGYLFSTRYQDNKIYKLKWDRIYYEESYIETEHIDTNTTAVRHIYPYNPLLQRAEKVANPCAFASCDGLCLLSRSSTTLGLTYSCVCEHFKATNTSNRWCHHSVSSDSHFELTSNDQCDFRSEKAVTVPSQAEPHSTTQSSTSFATKRDESQTISADKSSMSTILQINSHGENTLNIVAVIEGAICVIILSIILFYILQIYRDFMKRGHKEVNVTELMDM, encoded by the exons ATGATTGGTGCAAGTGTTGGGAAAGTATTGTTGTTCGTATGGCTGATCTCCGAA gtaggtatcgatGCATTTCGAtgcaatgatgatgatgagaagTTACTGAATGATAATTCGTTTTGTGACGGTGTTGTTGATTGCAAAGATCGAAGCGATGAAACCTACGGATGCAATTCtgat TCTTGCGGTGCTGGTAAATTTCGTTGTAATGATTCCACGTGTTTACGTATAAGCTTTCGTTGTGATCTGAATGGTGACTGTAGGGACGGATCTGATGAAGTAAACTGCG GTAACGTAACGGCTGAAAATTGTGTAACACGCAATGGTAAATTCTTATGTCGAGATAAATCCAGATGCATCGAATTGAAATACGCTTGCGATAATACGTGTCATTGCGATGATTGTTCTGATGAAAATAAAGATAATTGTACAAGATATGCTC ATAGCAGTTTGTGTTTGTCTTGTAAACATTTTTGCCTACCTACTCCTAATGGACCTGAATGTGTGTGTGATTCAATTGCTTATGAATCGAGCGAATTATGTAGAG aaatttCAGATTGCTCTGGCTTATCAGACTTTCGCTGCAATCAATTTTGTTGGGAATGGAAATACCGTTCCAAAGTTGAATGTTTctgcaataaaaattactttcttgGCAATGATGGGAAAACATGTCAAAGCAGTg ttcacaataaaaatattttggtttatTCTACGGCAACTAAAATAAAAGCTTGGAGTGATTATCATAAATCTGAGcaacttttaaaaagtaaaGTAAATTGCACCGCTTTGTCCGCTGCCCATGATTTCGTGCTCTTTGCGACTTTCAATAGTAAAAAAGGACAAGGGCGCATAGTTAAAACATCAATTCGTTCAGCAAAACCGGATGAGGTAATTGAGTCAG GTTCATATGTTACATCCATTGCAGTAGATTGGATAACCAACAATACATATTTCACGTCGAACGAGTCATTATCAGTATGCGCGAGTCATGGTCAGATTTGTGCACGAATTGGCATCTGCAATGTCGACTACGTTGCTTTAGCTCCTGAGTTTGG ATGGATGTATTTCTCTCAACAAGTTGATCATATTGATGAAAGATTAATTATTAGATCGAATATGGACGGAGCCGACAGAAATATTTTAACAGATGAAAGCTACAAGTTTCCAGTATCACTAGCGGTTGACGAAATAGTAGAAATGGTGTACTGGTATGAAACAAAATCAGATATGTtgcattcaatttcattttttggaaccagaaaaaaa ACATGGTCACTCTCGTCTCGTTCCTTCACATTCAAAGCATTTGAAGGATTTAAAGCATTTGAAGGATACTTATTCTCTACACGATATCAGgacaataaaatttacaaattgaagTGGGACAGAATATATTATGAAGAATCGTATATAGAGACAGAGCACATAGATACAAACACCACAGCAGTGAGGCATATTTATCCTTACAATCCTCTTTTGCAACGTGCTGAAAAA GTAGCAAATCCTTGTGCATTCGCATCGTGTGATGGTTTATGCTTATTGAGCAGATCTTCAACCACCCTCGGATTAACTTACTCCTGTGTTTGTGAACATTTCAAAGCTACAAATACTAGTAATCGCTGGTGCCACCATTCTGTGTCATCTGATTCGCATTTCGAATTAACATCAAACGATCAGTGTGATTTCAGATCTGAGAAAGCTGTTACAGTCCCATCCCAAGCTGAACCCCATTCAACAACACAATCGTCTACGAGTTTTGCGACGAAACGAGATGAATCACAAACTATATCCGCAGATAAATCTTCAATGTCGACAATATTACAGATAAATTCTCATGGCGAAAATACGTTAAATATTGTGGCTGTAATAGAGGGGGCAATTTGTGTAATTATTttgagtattattttattttatatcttACAAATATATCGAGATTTCATGAAAAGGGGTCATAAAGAAGTAAATGTTACCGAACTTATGGATatgtaa
- the LOC135843110 gene encoding low-density lipoprotein receptor 2-like isoform X2, translated as MIGASVGKVLLFVWLISEVGIDAFRCNDDDEKLLNDNSFCDGVVDCKDRSDETYGCNSDSCGAGKFRCNDSTCLRISFRCDLNGDCRDGSDEVNCGNVTAENCVTRNGKFLCRDKSRCIELKYACDNTCHCDDCSDENKDNCTRYAHSSLCLSCKHFCLPTPNGPECVCDSIAYESSELCREISDCSGLSDFRCNQFCWEWKYRSKVECFCNKNYFLGNDGKTCQSSVHNKNILVYSTATKIKAWSDYHKSEQLLKSKVNCTALSAAHDFVLFATFNSKKGQGRIVKTSIRSAKPDEVIESGSYVTSIAVDWITNNTYFTSNESLSVCASHGQICARIGICNVDYVALAPEFGSNMDGADRNILTDESYKFPVSLAVDEIVEMVYWYETKSDMLHSISFFGTRKKTWSLSSRSFTFKAFEGFKAFEGYLFSTRYQDNKIYKLKWDRIYYEESYIETEHIDTNTTAVRHIYPYNPLLQRAEKVANPCAFASCDGLCLLSRSSTTLGLTYSCVCEHFKATNTSNRWCHHSVSSDSHFELTSNDQCDFRSEKAVTVPSQAEPHSTTQSSTSFATKRDESQTISADKSSMSTILQINSHGENTLNIVAVIEGAICVIILSIILFYILQIYRDFMKRGHKEVNVTELMDM; from the exons ATGATTGGTGCAAGTGTTGGGAAAGTATTGTTGTTCGTATGGCTGATCTCCGAA gtaggtatcgatGCATTTCGAtgcaatgatgatgatgagaagTTACTGAATGATAATTCGTTTTGTGACGGTGTTGTTGATTGCAAAGATCGAAGCGATGAAACCTACGGATGCAATTCtgat TCTTGCGGTGCTGGTAAATTTCGTTGTAATGATTCCACGTGTTTACGTATAAGCTTTCGTTGTGATCTGAATGGTGACTGTAGGGACGGATCTGATGAAGTAAACTGCG GTAACGTAACGGCTGAAAATTGTGTAACACGCAATGGTAAATTCTTATGTCGAGATAAATCCAGATGCATCGAATTGAAATACGCTTGCGATAATACGTGTCATTGCGATGATTGTTCTGATGAAAATAAAGATAATTGTACAAGATATGCTC ATAGCAGTTTGTGTTTGTCTTGTAAACATTTTTGCCTACCTACTCCTAATGGACCTGAATGTGTGTGTGATTCAATTGCTTATGAATCGAGCGAATTATGTAGAG aaatttCAGATTGCTCTGGCTTATCAGACTTTCGCTGCAATCAATTTTGTTGGGAATGGAAATACCGTTCCAAAGTTGAATGTTTctgcaataaaaattactttcttgGCAATGATGGGAAAACATGTCAAAGCAGTg ttcacaataaaaatattttggtttatTCTACGGCAACTAAAATAAAAGCTTGGAGTGATTATCATAAATCTGAGcaacttttaaaaagtaaaGTAAATTGCACCGCTTTGTCCGCTGCCCATGATTTCGTGCTCTTTGCGACTTTCAATAGTAAAAAAGGACAAGGGCGCATAGTTAAAACATCAATTCGTTCAGCAAAACCGGATGAGGTAATTGAGTCAG GTTCATATGTTACATCCATTGCAGTAGATTGGATAACCAACAATACATATTTCACGTCGAACGAGTCATTATCAGTATGCGCGAGTCATGGTCAGATTTGTGCACGAATTGGCATCTGCAATGTCGACTACGTTGCTTTAGCTCCTGAGTTTGG ATCGAATATGGACGGAGCCGACAGAAATATTTTAACAGATGAAAGCTACAAGTTTCCAGTATCACTAGCGGTTGACGAAATAGTAGAAATGGTGTACTGGTATGAAACAAAATCAGATATGTtgcattcaatttcattttttggaaccagaaaaaaa ACATGGTCACTCTCGTCTCGTTCCTTCACATTCAAAGCATTTGAAGGATTTAAAGCATTTGAAGGATACTTATTCTCTACACGATATCAGgacaataaaatttacaaattgaagTGGGACAGAATATATTATGAAGAATCGTATATAGAGACAGAGCACATAGATACAAACACCACAGCAGTGAGGCATATTTATCCTTACAATCCTCTTTTGCAACGTGCTGAAAAA GTAGCAAATCCTTGTGCATTCGCATCGTGTGATGGTTTATGCTTATTGAGCAGATCTTCAACCACCCTCGGATTAACTTACTCCTGTGTTTGTGAACATTTCAAAGCTACAAATACTAGTAATCGCTGGTGCCACCATTCTGTGTCATCTGATTCGCATTTCGAATTAACATCAAACGATCAGTGTGATTTCAGATCTGAGAAAGCTGTTACAGTCCCATCCCAAGCTGAACCCCATTCAACAACACAATCGTCTACGAGTTTTGCGACGAAACGAGATGAATCACAAACTATATCCGCAGATAAATCTTCAATGTCGACAATATTACAGATAAATTCTCATGGCGAAAATACGTTAAATATTGTGGCTGTAATAGAGGGGGCAATTTGTGTAATTATTttgagtattattttattttatatcttACAAATATATCGAGATTTCATGAAAAGGGGTCATAAAGAAGTAAATGTTACCGAACTTATGGATatgtaa